The following proteins come from a genomic window of Leptospira bandrabouensis:
- a CDS encoding VOC family protein translates to MAAPKKKKTTGTKTKSNLKKLDYRPNPTHTISPFLMFNANIEEVAKFYASVFKKSKIVTANPMQGEFILNGQKFKAYNGGPEFKFSWGVSFMISVETQKEVDYYWNALLANGGKESMCGWLQDQFGMHWQVTPNILLKLISHKDPIKVERATQAMLKMRKIDIAALKEAVS, encoded by the coding sequence ATGGCAGCACCAAAGAAGAAAAAAACCACTGGAACTAAAACCAAATCCAATCTCAAAAAATTAGATTATCGACCCAATCCGACTCACACCATTTCCCCTTTTCTTATGTTTAACGCGAACATTGAAGAGGTAGCAAAGTTTTACGCATCGGTTTTTAAAAAATCCAAAATCGTAACCGCAAATCCCATGCAAGGGGAGTTCATTTTAAACGGTCAAAAGTTTAAAGCTTACAATGGTGGACCGGAATTTAAATTTTCTTGGGGAGTTTCCTTTATGATCAGTGTAGAAACCCAAAAAGAAGTAGATTATTATTGGAATGCACTTTTAGCCAATGGCGGTAAAGAAAGTATGTGTGGTTGGCTTCAGGATCAATTTGGAATGCACTGGCAAGTGACTCCCAATATTCTTTTAAAACTTATTTCGCACAAAGATCCTATAAAAGTAGAACGTGCCACACAAGCCATGTTAAAAATGAGAAAAATAGATATAGCGGCACTGAAAGAAGCAGTAAGTTAA